The nucleotide sequence TGAGCATGAACCCACACCTTTTGCACATCCCAACCTAACGGGTGGCTGTAACTCACAGCTAGGCGACTGGTTTGTCCAGCGATCGCCCCCTGTTGAATCTCCCAGTAGATAGGGTGTTATTCTTTGTCAACTGTTTCTATTCTGACAGACGGATTCTGAAAGTTACAGGGCGAGGCTGCCGATCTTAGACAGGGAGTATTGTGGACTGCCTAGAAAGGAGGATGACTATCGCTACACTAAATTAAAATTGTCCACAGGCTGTTGTCTGTCTTGATTCAGGCTGGGTCAAACCGCCAGGGACGCTGCAAACAGCTAGCTCAACAGCAGGACAACCGTTTAGCAAGGGTGAGGAAGACGTGTGAATCTGGCAGAAAGTTTTTCATAAGGGTGGGGTATCGATGTGGCCGTTATTGGCGCTGTCGATCCTCTCCCTGGGCACCATCCTAGAACGCCTCTGGTTCTGGTTCAGCATTTTGTCCCAAGAGAAAGCCCTCGTGGATGAGATTTTGGAAGCAGCCTACCAGGATTGGCTGACAGCAGCTGAAATTGCCAGAGGTGCAAGTCAGCAGCCCATTGGTCGGTTTCTCTATGCGCCCCTGCGGCTGAGAAAACCCGACCCTAGCTCCTTCCGTTTGGCTTTAGAAGCTGCGGCGGATGAGGAGTTGGCGGCGATGCGCCGGGGTGACAAAATCTTGGAGGCAGTGATTGCCCTAGCTCCCTTACTGGGGTTGTTGGGTACGGTTTTGGGCTTGATTCGATCCTTGCAATTTATTCGGATTGGGGATTTAGGGACGGCTTCCACCGCCGGGGTCACCCTCGGCATCGGCGAGGCGCTGATCTCCACCGCCAGTGGTTTGGTGGTGGCAATCCTCAGCCTGGCATTCTATCGCCTGTTCCAAGTGTTTTTGTTTAATCAAGTCCAAATTTTCCGGCGATCGGGGAATGAACTAGAACTTCTGTATCGTCAAACCTGGAAGGATACCCCGCCACCCCTGCTCTCCCCTGAGATTCAACCTGCTCCCCAGCCCTATGAAGATTAATCTGGATAATGTGGATGAGGTGCGGATTGAGATTATCCCCCTGATCGACGTGATTTTCTGCATTCTGACGTTTTTCATTTTGGCGACGC is from Neosynechococcus sphagnicola sy1 and encodes:
- a CDS encoding MotA/TolQ/ExbB proton channel family protein, with the translated sequence MWPLLALSILSLGTILERLWFWFSILSQEKALVDEILEAAYQDWLTAAEIARGASQQPIGRFLYAPLRLRKPDPSSFRLALEAAADEELAAMRRGDKILEAVIALAPLLGLLGTVLGLIRSLQFIRIGDLGTASTAGVTLGIGEALISTASGLVVAILSLAFYRLFQVFLFNQVQIFRRSGNELELLYRQTWKDTPPPLLSPEIQPAPQPYED